In a single window of the Thermus amyloliquefaciens genome:
- a CDS encoding tetratricopeptide repeat protein, translated as MPDELRLYLKERFAVLGPVSPGRFEAELAKRVGSPAKREPVLRAWRAYLSGGGREAVRSFYREILRVPKGEALVYGMHLPFLEFYAREVPSRLEGRVLEVGAFTGALVGYLQRKRPELSFHALEGVEEAVELGKKRVPEVVWHAAWAEEAELPPFDTLLLLSVFPEGLVDQGLESRLEAPSFWKQFAFFERLPRFARLLQPGGLLVYGHGPFLGKSPEGVEEGLRRLGFYQVERVGEGEYFLVLARRPEVLAVQEEAWEAEAPPEEAPLRVPVLAQARDLAEVRELLAAGRYAEVLAHLPEGVEGEAACLRGRALFALSRYAEAEEVLRRALSEEAEDLRAMVLVELGEYERARPRLEALAGRGGRYRLYLGRVYLSLGRYADALRQFVESGLPEAEGYVREALERITERMRRFAREGEWAEVSRRAEFVEDLAPGLLTREMLRLGLKAALIQGLFARAERYARRLADLDEAEGFLGLALVALRVRSPLEVRPLDDLKSVEPYLTEALARAEIPEALLLLGMLREREGRYAEALRLLERSAERGEGEVAGLAYHHLAQVKRALRRPLREVLGDHKRAHALRAYPAPYLFQLAQEALKGGEEVLARELLSRARDAGLAEVAEADLMGLLSLVERLEGPWAAFNVLYQALGRTPRPPLELLAMAYRLSRAFRESPEAEAVRGQYLAALYAEGRGEEVERLLLEELRAHPQALEVLFDLAEHYEAKGDWRQAAEQWQKALEVALYREKDLELAREVLRNLLFLRPHDESLSLYLEELKAVSRGLEALGESPKALPETKEELLQEGLPQFHGEHLLVVGGHTQLRSRLVPLLEARGLRVDWFDADTAGVGKEALRRIQNRLEKAHGLMIVSSYVGHDFSEPVRLEAERLGVPVHVIPGRARGATGFLRALKAFAPELFKRALKGVQ; from the coding sequence ATGCCCGATGAGCTAAGGCTATACCTGAAGGAGCGGTTTGCCGTCCTGGGGCCGGTGTCCCCAGGGCGTTTTGAGGCGGAGTTGGCCAAGCGGGTGGGGAGCCCCGCCAAGCGGGAGCCGGTCCTCAGGGCCTGGCGGGCCTACCTCTCGGGTGGGGGGAGGGAGGCGGTGCGAAGTTTTTACCGGGAGATCCTCCGGGTGCCCAAGGGGGAGGCCCTGGTCTACGGCATGCACCTCCCCTTCTTGGAGTTTTACGCCCGGGAGGTGCCCTCCCGCCTCGAGGGGCGGGTTTTGGAGGTGGGGGCCTTCACGGGGGCCTTGGTGGGCTATTTGCAAAGGAAGCGGCCCGAGCTTTCCTTCCACGCCTTGGAGGGGGTGGAGGAGGCGGTGGAGCTGGGTAAAAAACGGGTGCCGGAGGTGGTCTGGCACGCCGCCTGGGCGGAGGAGGCGGAGCTTCCCCCCTTTGACACCCTGCTCCTCCTTTCCGTCTTCCCCGAGGGCTTGGTGGACCAGGGGCTGGAAAGCCGCCTGGAGGCCCCTTCTTTTTGGAAGCAATTCGCTTTCTTTGAGCGCCTTCCCCGCTTCGCCCGGCTTTTGCAGCCCGGTGGGCTTTTGGTTTACGGCCACGGGCCCTTCCTGGGCAAGAGCCCGGAAGGGGTGGAGGAGGGGTTGCGGCGGCTGGGGTTTTACCAGGTGGAGCGGGTGGGGGAGGGGGAGTATTTTTTGGTGTTGGCCAGGAGGCCCGAGGTGCTGGCGGTCCAGGAGGAGGCCTGGGAGGCGGAGGCCCCTCCGGAGGAGGCCCCCTTGCGGGTTCCCGTTTTGGCCCAGGCGCGGGATCTCGCCGAGGTGCGGGAGCTTCTGGCCGCGGGGCGGTATGCGGAGGTGTTGGCCCATCTGCCCGAGGGGGTGGAAGGGGAGGCGGCCTGCCTCAGGGGACGGGCCCTTTTTGCCCTTTCCCGCTACGCCGAGGCGGAGGAGGTCCTGAGGCGGGCCCTTTCCGAGGAGGCGGAGGACCTGAGGGCCATGGTTTTGGTGGAGCTTGGGGAGTACGAGCGGGCCAGGCCCCGCCTCGAGGCCCTGGCAGGCCGGGGCGGCCGCTACCGGCTCTACCTGGGCCGGGTCTACCTGAGCCTGGGCCGGTATGCGGACGCCCTCAGGCAGTTTGTGGAATCGGGCCTGCCCGAGGCGGAAGGGTACGTGCGGGAGGCCTTGGAAAGGATCACCGAGCGCATGCGCCGCTTTGCCCGGGAAGGGGAGTGGGCGGAGGTAAGCCGCCGGGCGGAGTTCGTGGAGGACCTCGCCCCCGGCCTCCTGACCCGGGAGATGCTCCGGCTTGGCCTGAAGGCGGCCCTGATCCAGGGGCTTTTTGCCCGGGCGGAGCGGTACGCCCGCAGGCTGGCGGACCTGGACGAGGCCGAGGGCTTCCTGGGGCTGGCCCTGGTGGCCCTCCGGGTGCGCTCCCCCTTGGAGGTGCGGCCCTTGGACGACCTCAAGTCCGTGGAACCCTATCTCACCGAGGCCTTGGCCCGGGCGGAAATCCCCGAGGCCCTGCTCCTTTTGGGGATGCTGAGGGAGCGGGAGGGGCGGTATGCCGAGGCCCTCCGCCTTTTGGAGCGCTCCGCAGAGCGGGGGGAGGGGGAGGTGGCGGGCCTGGCCTACCACCACCTGGCCCAGGTGAAGCGGGCCCTGAGGCGGCCCCTGCGGGAGGTCCTGGGGGACCACAAGCGGGCCCACGCCCTTAGGGCCTACCCCGCCCCCTACCTTTTCCAGCTGGCCCAGGAGGCCTTGAAGGGGGGAGAGGAGGTCCTGGCGCGGGAGCTCCTTTCCCGGGCCCGGGATGCGGGGCTTGCCGAGGTGGCCGAGGCCGACCTCATGGGCTTGCTCTCCCTGGTGGAGAGGCTGGAGGGCCCCTGGGCGGCCTTTAACGTCCTCTACCAGGCCCTAGGCCGTACCCCCAGGCCTCCCTTGGAGCTTCTGGCCATGGCCTACCGCCTTTCCCGCGCCTTTCGGGAAAGCCCCGAGGCGGAGGCGGTGCGGGGGCAGTACCTGGCGGCCCTTTACGCCGAGGGGCGGGGGGAGGAGGTGGAGCGGCTTCTGCTGGAGGAACTGAGGGCCCACCCCCAGGCCCTGGAGGTGCTCTTTGATCTGGCGGAGCACTACGAGGCCAAAGGGGACTGGCGGCAGGCGGCGGAGCAGTGGCAGAAGGCCCTGGAGGTGGCGCTTTACCGGGAGAAGGACCTGGAGCTTGCCCGGGAGGTGCTCCGTAACCTCCTCTTCCTCAGGCCCCACGACGAGAGCCTCTCCCTGTACCTGGAGGAGCTTAAGGCGGTGAGCCGGGGCCTGGAGGCCCTGGGGGAAAGCCCCAAAGCCCTGCCCGAGACCAAGGAGGAGCTTTTGCAGGAGGGCCTCCCCCAGTTCCACGGGGAGCACCTTCTGGTGGTGGGTGGGCACACCCAGCTGAGAAGCCGGCTTGTGCCCCTCCTCGAGGCCCGGGGCCTCAGGGTGGACTGGTTTGATGCGGATACCGCGGGGGTGGGGAAGGAGGCCCTAAGGCGGATCCAGAACCGCCTGGAAAAGGCCCATGGCCTCATGATCGTCTCCAGCTACGTGGGCCACGACTTCTCCGAGCCCGTGCGCCTCGAGGCGGAGCGCCTGGGGGTTCCGGTCCATGTGATCCCCGGGCGGGCCCGGGGGGCCACGGGGTTTCTCAGGGCCCTCAAGGCCTTTGCCCCCGAGCTGTTTAAGCGGGCCCTCAAGGGGGTACAGTAG
- a CDS encoding 1,9-bis(guanidino)-5-aza-nonane synthase, which produces MEKKQLLSTPVVPIDIKAFDAGPILEAMGKTAFQARNLHRAAEIYLRMLEDDAAVILTLAGSLVSAGQGLIVHDLIRKGLVDVIVATGANIVDQDFFEALGHRHYQGDPKADDETLRRLWIDRIYDTYIDEEELRHTDYTVAEIADALEPRPYSSREFLWHMGRYLAERGLGEKSIVRAAYEEGVPIFVPAFSDSSAGFGLVYHQVKNPKAHVTIDSVADFRELTEIKLKAGTTGLVMLGGGVPKNFAQDIVVAAEVLGHQVEMHKYAIQITVADERDGGLSGSTLSEAQSWGKVDAALSQMVFAEATLAFPLLASYVYHRAPMRAKRRYADLFAQGVPA; this is translated from the coding sequence ATGGAGAAGAAGCAACTCCTCTCTACGCCCGTGGTCCCCATAGACATCAAGGCCTTTGACGCCGGGCCCATCCTCGAGGCCATGGGCAAGACCGCCTTCCAGGCGAGGAACCTCCACCGGGCGGCGGAGATCTACCTGAGGATGCTGGAGGACGACGCCGCCGTCATCCTCACCCTGGCGGGGAGCCTGGTCTCTGCCGGCCAAGGCCTCATCGTCCACGACCTGATCCGCAAGGGCCTGGTGGACGTCATCGTGGCCACCGGGGCCAACATCGTGGACCAGGACTTCTTTGAGGCCCTGGGCCACCGCCACTACCAGGGGGACCCCAAGGCGGACGACGAAACCCTAAGGCGGCTTTGGATTGACCGCATCTACGACACCTACATCGACGAGGAGGAGCTCCGCCACACCGACTACACGGTGGCGGAGATCGCCGACGCCCTGGAGCCCCGCCCCTACTCCAGCCGGGAGTTCCTCTGGCACATGGGCCGCTACCTGGCGGAGAGGGGCCTGGGGGAGAAGAGCATCGTGCGGGCCGCCTACGAGGAGGGGGTGCCCATCTTCGTCCCCGCCTTCTCCGACTCCTCCGCCGGCTTCGGCCTGGTCTACCACCAGGTGAAAAACCCCAAGGCCCACGTGACCATTGACTCCGTGGCCGACTTCCGCGAGCTCACCGAGATCAAGCTCAAGGCGGGCACCACGGGGCTGGTGATGCTGGGGGGCGGGGTGCCCAAGAACTTCGCCCAGGACATCGTGGTGGCCGCGGAGGTCCTGGGCCACCAGGTGGAGATGCACAAGTACGCCATCCAGATCACCGTGGCCGACGAGCGGGACGGGGGGCTTTCCGGCTCCACCCTTTCCGAGGCGCAAAGCTGGGGCAAGGTGGACGCCGCCCTTTCCCAGATGGTCTTCGCCGAGGCCACCCTGGCCTTCCCCCTCCTGGCCTCCTACGTGTATCACCGGGCTCCCATGCGGGCCAAGCGGCGTTACGCCGACCTCTTCGCCCAAGGGGTTCCCGCCTAG
- a CDS encoding 2-hydroxyacid dehydrogenase produces the protein MRILSPRLREEVFALLPEGVEVRHLDEPWPEAVDFFLPPFGQEEVVRQVLERVEVKVVQTLSAGVDWILPLVPEGVVLCDGSGIHDVPVAEWVVMALLALLKELPSFLEAQREGRWAPRRLPDLEGRVVLLLGYGSIGKAVEARLRPFGVEVLPVARHARPGVYTPQDLPHLLPQADAVVVLLPLTPETRGLVDRGFLARMKPGALLLNAGRGAVVDTEALLEALREGRVRAALDVTDPEPLPEGHPLWRAPGLLLTPHVAGLSEGFPRRAGRFLAEQVLRYLRGEPLLNVVREGY, from the coding sequence TTGCGCATCTTGAGCCCAAGGCTTAGGGAGGAGGTCTTCGCCCTTTTGCCCGAGGGGGTGGAGGTGCGCCACCTGGACGAGCCCTGGCCCGAGGCGGTGGACTTTTTCCTACCCCCCTTTGGCCAGGAGGAGGTGGTGCGGCAGGTCCTGGAAAGGGTGGAGGTCAAGGTGGTCCAGACCCTCTCCGCCGGGGTGGACTGGATCCTGCCCCTCGTGCCGGAGGGGGTGGTGCTCTGCGATGGCTCCGGCATCCACGATGTCCCCGTGGCCGAGTGGGTGGTGATGGCCCTTTTGGCCCTCCTGAAGGAACTTCCCAGCTTCCTCGAGGCCCAGCGGGAAGGGCGTTGGGCCCCAAGAAGGCTTCCCGACTTGGAGGGCCGGGTCGTCCTCCTCCTGGGCTACGGGTCCATCGGGAAGGCGGTGGAGGCCAGGCTAAGGCCCTTTGGGGTGGAGGTGCTTCCCGTGGCCCGGCACGCCCGTCCCGGGGTCTACACCCCGCAAGACCTCCCCCACCTCCTGCCCCAGGCGGACGCGGTGGTGGTCCTCCTCCCCCTCACCCCGGAGACCCGGGGGTTGGTGGACCGGGGGTTTCTGGCCCGGATGAAGCCGGGGGCGCTTCTCCTCAACGCGGGCCGGGGGGCGGTGGTGGACACGGAAGCGCTCCTCGAGGCGCTGCGGGAGGGGAGGGTGCGGGCGGCTTTGGACGTCACCGACCCCGAGCCCCTGCCCGAGGGCCACCCCCTTTGGCGGGCCCCCGGGCTCCTCCTCACCCCCCACGTGGCCGGCCTCTCCGAGGGCTTTCCCCGCCGGGCGGGCCGGTTTTTGGCGGAGCAGGTCCTGCGCTACCTGCGGGGGGAGCCCCTTTTGAACGTGGTGCGGGAGGGGTACTGA
- a CDS encoding GNAT family N-acetyltransferase produces the protein MDWPRYGRVTLKPFHAGLTEGEWKGLYETFRDPEVAEWNGSSPLRSPFWLFKRLVQAEMRRKDRLAFVILDEGGEYLGTLELYDLTPEEATLGILIGRKDRWGQGYGTEAVRAALAYAFGPLGLKRVRLRTFAHNLRARRAFQKAGFREVGLGPGPGGREDVYMEVSRDQPEG, from the coding sequence GTGGACTGGCCCCGCTATGGCCGGGTAACCCTGAAGCCCTTCCACGCGGGGCTTACCGAGGGGGAGTGGAAGGGCCTTTATGAGACCTTCCGCGACCCCGAGGTGGCGGAGTGGAACGGCTCAAGCCCCTTGCGCTCCCCCTTTTGGCTTTTCAAGCGCCTCGTCCAGGCGGAGATGCGCCGCAAGGACCGCCTGGCCTTCGTCATCCTGGACGAGGGGGGGGAGTACCTGGGTACCCTGGAGCTCTATGACCTCACCCCCGAGGAGGCCACCTTGGGTATCCTCATCGGGAGGAAGGACCGCTGGGGCCAGGGGTACGGCACCGAGGCGGTGCGGGCGGCCCTGGCCTACGCCTTTGGCCCCCTGGGGCTCAAGCGGGTGAGGCTCCGCACCTTTGCCCACAACCTTAGGGCCCGGCGGGCCTTCCAGAAGGCGGGCTTCCGGGAGGTGGGCCTGGGCCCAGGGCCTGGGGGCAGGGAGGACGTGTACATGGAGGTGAGCCGTGACCAGCCGGAAGGCTAG
- a CDS encoding Glu/Leu/Phe/Val family dehydrogenase produces the protein MKSEPLSYLGKDGGPWEIFVEQVDRVVPYLGRYAPLAESLKRPKRVLIVDVPIHLDDGTVAHFEGYRVHHNTARGPAKGGVRYHPEVTLSEVMALAAWMTIKNAAVGLPYGGGKGGVRVDPKKLSARELERLTRRYTSEVGILLGPDRDIPAPDVNTGEREMAWMMDTFSMNVGRTVPGVVTGKPIALGGSLGRRDATGRGVFVTARAAAEKIGLPIEGSRVTLQGFGNVGNAAARIFHDHGARVIAVQDHTGTIYNEAGIDPYDLLKHVAEYGGVRGYPKAEPLPNPEFWAVPTEFLIPAALEKQITEQNAWRIQAKIIAEGANGPTTPAADDILQEKGILVVPDVIANAGGVTVSYFEWVQDFNSYFWTEEEINARLERVLRNAFEAVWQVSQEKRIPLRTAAYVVAATRVLEARALRGLYP, from the coding sequence ATGAAGAGCGAACCCCTTTCCTACTTGGGCAAGGACGGCGGACCTTGGGAGATCTTCGTGGAACAGGTGGACCGGGTGGTCCCCTACCTGGGGCGGTATGCGCCCTTGGCGGAAAGCCTCAAGAGGCCCAAGCGGGTCCTGATCGTGGACGTGCCCATCCATCTGGACGACGGCACCGTGGCCCACTTTGAGGGCTACCGGGTCCACCACAACACCGCCCGGGGTCCCGCCAAGGGCGGGGTGCGCTACCACCCCGAGGTCACCCTTTCGGAGGTCATGGCCCTGGCGGCCTGGATGACCATCAAGAACGCCGCCGTGGGCCTACCCTACGGGGGGGGCAAGGGGGGGGTGCGGGTGGACCCCAAAAAGCTTTCCGCGCGGGAGTTGGAGCGGCTCACCCGGCGCTACACCTCGGAGGTGGGCATCCTCCTGGGGCCGGACCGGGACATCCCCGCCCCCGACGTGAACACCGGGGAGCGGGAGATGGCCTGGATGATGGACACCTTCTCCATGAACGTGGGCCGCACCGTGCCCGGGGTGGTGACGGGGAAGCCCATCGCCCTGGGGGGTTCCCTGGGGCGGCGGGACGCCACGGGGCGGGGGGTGTTCGTGACCGCCAGGGCGGCGGCGGAGAAGATCGGCCTCCCCATTGAGGGGAGCCGGGTAACCCTCCAGGGCTTCGGCAATGTGGGGAACGCCGCCGCCCGCATCTTCCACGACCACGGGGCCCGGGTCATCGCCGTCCAGGACCACACGGGCACCATCTACAACGAGGCGGGGATTGACCCCTATGACCTCCTTAAGCACGTGGCGGAATACGGGGGGGTGCGGGGCTACCCCAAGGCCGAGCCCCTGCCCAACCCGGAGTTCTGGGCGGTGCCCACGGAGTTCCTCATCCCCGCCGCCTTGGAGAAGCAGATCACCGAGCAAAACGCCTGGCGGATCCAAGCCAAGATCATCGCCGAGGGGGCCAACGGCCCCACCACCCCGGCCGCGGACGACATCCTGCAGGAGAAGGGCATTCTGGTGGTTCCCGACGTGATCGCCAACGCGGGGGGCGTGACGGTGAGCTACTTTGAGTGGGTGCAGGACTTTAACTCCTACTTCTGGACGGAGGAGGAGATCAACGCCCGTCTGGAGAGGGTTCTCCGCAACGCCTTTGAGGCGGTGTGGCAGGTGAGCCAGGAGAAGAGGATCCCCCTGCGCACCGCCGCCTATGTGGTGGCGGCCACCCGGGTCCTCGAGGCCCGGGCCCTCCGGGGGCTTTACCCCTGA
- a CDS encoding Glu/Leu/Phe/Val family dehydrogenase encodes MSLPAYRPPEDPGLWEAFLERLERTLKVAEIHPTTVEYLVHPKRLVTVSLPVIMDDGKVRVFQGYRVVHDIARGPAKGGVRIHPGVTLGQTAGLAAWMTLKAAIYDLPFGGAAGGIAADPEGLSPRELERLVRRYTAELVNLIGPDMDILGPDLGTDQQVMAWIMDTYSMTVGSTVPGVVTGKPHALGGTEGRDDAAGLGVALVLKELARRRGLPLEGARVAVQGFGQVGGSFALHAERMGLKVVAVSTRRGSMYQAEGLEVAGALRHYEATGELPRYDLAPEELFALDVDYLVLAALEGALDGETAKAVRAKVVLEAANFGLTQEAEAYLLGKGVLVVPDLLTGGGGLLASYLEWVQDLNMFFWSEEEVRQSFAKSVARAVAEVCDRAEHLSSDLRTGAMALALERVNEATRLRGVYP; translated from the coding sequence ATGAGCCTTCCCGCCTATCGGCCTCCGGAGGACCCTGGCCTCTGGGAGGCCTTCCTGGAGCGGCTGGAAAGAACCTTGAAGGTGGCGGAGATCCATCCCACCACGGTGGAGTACCTGGTCCACCCCAAGCGCCTGGTCACGGTCTCCCTGCCCGTGATCATGGACGACGGCAAGGTGCGGGTTTTCCAGGGCTACCGGGTGGTGCACGACATCGCCCGGGGGCCGGCCAAGGGGGGGGTGCGGATCCACCCCGGGGTCACCCTGGGCCAGACCGCGGGCCTGGCCGCCTGGATGACCCTGAAGGCCGCCATTTACGACCTCCCCTTCGGTGGGGCAGCGGGGGGGATTGCCGCCGATCCCGAGGGGCTTTCCCCTAGGGAGCTGGAGCGGTTGGTACGCCGTTACACCGCTGAGCTCGTCAACCTGATCGGCCCAGACATGGACATCCTGGGCCCCGACCTGGGCACGGACCAGCAGGTGATGGCCTGGATCATGGACACCTACTCCATGACCGTGGGTTCCACGGTGCCCGGGGTGGTCACGGGCAAGCCCCACGCCCTGGGGGGCACGGAGGGCCGGGACGACGCCGCCGGGCTTGGGGTGGCTTTGGTCCTGAAGGAGCTGGCCCGGCGCCGGGGGCTTCCCCTGGAGGGGGCCAGGGTGGCGGTGCAGGGCTTCGGCCAGGTGGGGGGAAGCTTTGCCCTCCACGCGGAAAGGATGGGCCTCAAGGTGGTGGCGGTGTCCACGCGCCGGGGGAGCATGTACCAGGCGGAGGGGCTCGAGGTGGCCGGGGCCCTGCGCCATTACGAGGCCACGGGGGAGCTTCCCCGCTACGACCTTGCCCCGGAGGAGCTTTTCGCCTTGGATGTGGACTACCTGGTCCTGGCGGCCCTCGAGGGGGCCCTAGACGGGGAGACGGCCAAGGCGGTGCGGGCCAAGGTGGTGCTGGAGGCCGCCAACTTCGGCCTGACCCAGGAGGCCGAGGCCTACCTTCTGGGCAAGGGGGTTTTGGTGGTGCCGGACCTCCTCACGGGGGGCGGGGGGCTTCTGGCAAGTTACCTGGAATGGGTGCAGGACCTTAACATGTTCTTCTGGAGCGAGGAGGAGGTGCGGCAAAGCTTCGCCAAGAGCGTGGCCAGGGCGGTGGCGGAGGTGTGCGACAGGGCCGAGCACCTTTCCAGCGATCTGCGCACCGGGGCCATGGCCCTGGCCCTGGAACGGGTGAACGAGGCCACGCGGCTAAGGGGCGTTTACCCCTAA
- a CDS encoding polyprenyl synthetase family protein, producing MTVLADLEAPLLQFEEALSELVQSDVLFVRLIHQDLVTAGGKRIRPRLVFLASRALGGAPHEMELALAVELLHSATLLHDDLIDDAETRRGKEAAFRRYGNAVSVLSGDFLLSRLLHVIAKTGRMELVERFAQVAKTLSEGEVLQFQVAALEDYSLGNYERIITAKTAVLMELCTEGPALLQGADGEVRQALARFGLLYGQAFQMRDDYLDLMGTPERLGKPVGGDVREGKATLITLLLMERFPEVREVLRRRGREEGDLERLRLLARESGVAEEVEARIRERAHLAAEALRPLPPSPYKEALEALALKEAERLS from the coding sequence GTGACGGTCCTTGCCGACCTCGAGGCCCCCCTCCTTCAGTTTGAGGAGGCCCTTTCTGAGCTTGTTCAGTCGGACGTCCTCTTCGTCCGCCTCATCCACCAAGACCTGGTGACGGCTGGGGGGAAGCGCATTCGGCCCCGGCTGGTCTTCCTGGCCTCGAGGGCCCTTGGGGGGGCGCCCCACGAGATGGAGCTGGCCCTGGCGGTGGAGCTTTTGCACTCCGCCACCCTCCTCCACGACGACCTCATTGACGACGCCGAGACCCGCCGGGGCAAGGAGGCGGCCTTCCGGCGGTACGGGAATGCGGTTTCGGTTCTCTCGGGGGATTTCCTGCTCTCCAGGCTCCTCCATGTGATCGCCAAGACGGGAAGGATGGAGCTGGTGGAGCGCTTTGCCCAGGTGGCCAAAACCTTGAGCGAAGGGGAGGTTTTGCAGTTCCAGGTGGCGGCTTTGGAGGACTACTCCCTGGGGAACTACGAGAGGATCATCACCGCCAAGACGGCGGTGCTCATGGAACTCTGCACGGAGGGCCCCGCCCTCCTCCAGGGCGCGGATGGGGAGGTGCGCCAGGCCCTGGCCCGCTTCGGTCTTCTCTACGGCCAGGCCTTCCAGATGCGGGACGATTACCTGGACCTCATGGGCACCCCTGAGCGCCTGGGCAAGCCGGTGGGCGGGGATGTGCGGGAGGGCAAGGCCACCCTCATCACCCTCCTCCTCATGGAGCGCTTCCCCGAGGTGCGGGAGGTGCTGAGGCGCAGGGGGAGGGAGGAGGGGGATTTGGAGCGCCTGCGCCTCCTGGCCCGGGAAAGCGGGGTGGCGGAGGAGGTGGAGGCGCGCATCCGGGAAAGGGCCCACCTGGCAGCGGAGGCGCTTCGGCCCCTGCCCCCTTCCCCCTACAAGGAGGCCCTCGAGGCCTTGGCCCTGAAGGAGGCGGAGAGGCTCTCCTAA
- a CDS encoding redox-sensing transcriptional repressor Rex: protein MKVPSAAISRLVTYLRILEELEAKGVHRTSSEQLAEEAQVTAFQVRKDLSYFGSYGTRGVGYTVPVLKRELRHILGLNRRWGLCIVGMGRLGSALADYPGFGESFELRGFFDVDPEKIGRPVRGGVIEPLELLPQRVPGRIEIALLTVPREAAQGAADLLVAAGVKGILNFAPVVLEVPKEVAVENVDFLAGLTRLSFAILNPKWREEMMG, encoded by the coding sequence ATGAAGGTTCCCAGCGCTGCCATCAGCCGGTTGGTCACGTATCTGCGCATCCTGGAGGAACTGGAGGCCAAGGGGGTTCACCGCACCAGCTCCGAACAGTTGGCGGAGGAGGCCCAGGTTACGGCCTTCCAGGTGCGCAAGGACCTTTCCTACTTTGGCTCCTACGGCACCCGGGGGGTGGGGTACACGGTGCCGGTCCTGAAGCGGGAACTCCGCCACATCCTGGGCCTAAACCGCCGCTGGGGGCTTTGCATCGTGGGGATGGGCCGTTTGGGAAGCGCCCTGGCCGACTACCCTGGGTTTGGGGAGAGCTTTGAACTCCGGGGCTTCTTTGACGTGGATCCGGAGAAGATCGGCCGACCGGTGCGGGGCGGGGTGATTGAGCCCCTAGAGCTCTTGCCCCAGAGGGTCCCGGGGCGCATAGAGATCGCCCTCCTCACCGTGCCCCGGGAGGCGGCCCAAGGGGCTGCCGACCTCTTGGTGGCCGCTGGGGTGAAGGGCATACTGAACTTCGCCCCCGTGGTGCTGGAGGTGCCCAAGGAGGTGGCGGTGGAGAACGTGGACTTCCTGGCGGGCCTAACCCGCCTCAGCTTTGCTATACTTAATCCCAAGTGGCGCGAGGAGATGATGGGGTGA
- a CDS encoding SPOR domain-containing protein: MRWLRENWLDFLIFLLIALVAAGIVLYLTGINPFARPKVGASSLPEPAVTSPSAPSSAPPPQGAPTPQPSPSEAKPPEPVVTVLPLPQAPAEPAPTRPATEAKPKAPTGSSSSSPPPSPPSPTPSGAYRVAVGAFANPENAARLRQELVQKGYPARLEPSGGLTRVVVGPYATEAEARRVAQALASYGAQVYRGQGAAPPASGTLYLQVGAFQKEENALALVGKLKGMGLPVVLVKDGVYRVRVGPVAEGEKEATKAKLQALGLEALEVR, from the coding sequence ATGCGCTGGCTACGGGAAAACTGGCTGGATTTCCTCATCTTCCTCCTGATCGCCCTGGTGGCGGCGGGCATCGTCCTTTACCTCACCGGGATCAATCCCTTTGCCCGGCCCAAGGTGGGCGCTTCTTCCCTACCTGAACCTGCGGTGACCTCCCCATCCGCGCCCTCTTCGGCTCCTCCGCCCCAGGGGGCGCCCACCCCCCAGCCTTCCCCTTCCGAGGCCAAGCCTCCTGAGCCCGTGGTTACCGTGCTTCCCTTGCCGCAGGCCCCGGCGGAGCCGGCCCCCACCAGGCCCGCCACGGAAGCCAAGCCCAAGGCCCCCACTGGGTCCAGCTCCTCCTCCCCGCCTCCTTCCCCTCCCAGCCCTACCCCCAGCGGGGCTTACCGGGTGGCGGTGGGGGCTTTCGCCAACCCGGAGAATGCCGCCCGGCTTCGCCAGGAGCTGGTCCAGAAGGGGTACCCGGCCCGCCTGGAGCCTTCGGGAGGCCTCACCCGGGTGGTGGTGGGCCCGTATGCCACCGAGGCCGAGGCCCGCCGGGTGGCGCAGGCCCTGGCCTCCTACGGGGCCCAGGTGTACCGGGGCCAGGGGGCGGCCCCGCCCGCCTCGGGCACCCTCTACCTCCAGGTGGGGGCCTTCCAGAAGGAGGAAAACGCCCTGGCCCTGGTGGGGAAGCTTAAGGGGATGGGCCTCCCGGTGGTTTTGGTGAAGGACGGGGTCTACCGGGTGCGGGTGGGCCCGGTGGCCGAGGGGGAAAAGGAGGCCACCAAGGCCAAGCTACAGGCCTTGGGCCTCGAGGCCTTGGAGGTGCGATGA